A part of Aurantimicrobium sp. MWH-Uga1 genomic DNA contains:
- a CDS encoding type II secretion system F family protein has product MSSLGAWGIALGAIAGLGAWIILTTLPSFRSPSLQRRVAHLVADISPQAYADVTAHSAAPFPRFDFGLRNVRHTLETLTERFAGPVDGLECELARAGSLLSVSEFRARQITWGLWGAAAGLLLDAGVALWVQPVAIAYVLVPILGAMVGFFGVRYLLGYAAKSRVKRIEAQLPAVWEFLSLSLSAGEGLPDALSRMATIGHGDVTDEFRVVVLDVQLGIPLATALQNLSRKLRIPALSRGIEQILGALNRGTPVSAVLQAHAVDAREDAKRRLLESAGQKEVAMLVPLVFLILPVTIIFAVFPGLLVIQSGF; this is encoded by the coding sequence ATGAGTTCATTAGGTGCGTGGGGGATTGCCCTCGGCGCTATCGCAGGATTGGGCGCGTGGATTATTCTCACTACTTTGCCCAGCTTCCGCAGTCCCTCACTGCAACGTCGAGTAGCTCACCTGGTGGCAGACATTTCTCCCCAGGCATATGCAGACGTCACCGCGCACAGTGCTGCACCGTTTCCACGCTTTGATTTTGGACTGCGCAACGTACGGCACACGCTCGAAACCTTGACCGAGCGCTTTGCTGGCCCGGTTGATGGGCTCGAATGTGAACTTGCCCGGGCAGGTTCACTCCTGAGCGTTTCCGAATTCCGTGCCCGTCAAATTACGTGGGGACTGTGGGGTGCAGCTGCTGGCCTTCTACTGGATGCAGGCGTAGCACTGTGGGTTCAACCGGTCGCTATTGCCTATGTTCTCGTCCCAATCCTGGGCGCGATGGTGGGGTTCTTTGGCGTGCGCTATTTGCTTGGCTATGCAGCAAAATCTCGTGTGAAGCGCATCGAAGCACAGCTCCCTGCAGTCTGGGAATTTTTATCTTTGAGTTTGTCTGCCGGTGAAGGTTTACCCGATGCTCTTTCACGCATGGCCACTATTGGTCATGGTGATGTCACGGATGAATTCCGTGTAGTTGTCTTGGACGTTCAATTGGGTATTCCCTTGGCAACCGCACTTCAGAATCTGAGCCGAAAACTGCGTATTCCCGCACTATCTCGCGGAATTGAACAGATTTTGGGAGCTCTCAACCGGGGAACACCGGTGTCGGCAGTCCTGCAGGCCCATGCAGTTGATGCACGTGAGGATGCCAAGCGACGTTTGCTCGAAAGTGCTGGCCAGAAAGAGGTTGCCATGCTCGTTCCGCTGGTGTTTTTGATATTGCCGGTGACCATCATCTTTGCGGTGTTCCCTGGTTTGCTCGTTATCCAATCCGGTTTCTAA
- a CDS encoding type II secretion system F family protein, translated as MNETALQLGMKPSVIVALAAVLAVIGGAISWAVTGVSALSMVIAFTAASLPWMFAASRRARAKRILRNQWPDVVDALISAIRSGSNIPDAVISLAGFSSKAVSVPAALFAQDYKVSGNFELAALDLKARWANPNGDRIIETLRLGRELGGTEITTVLGSLGSHLRAESALRQEVEARQGWIRLAARIGVMAPWIVMLLLSTRPEAAQAYNSAAGVVVILVGLAVSLLAYKIMTAVGYLPDEKRWLA; from the coding sequence GTGAACGAGACTGCTCTGCAGCTGGGGATGAAGCCTTCCGTCATCGTTGCGCTAGCAGCTGTTTTAGCTGTTATTGGAGGAGCAATCTCCTGGGCAGTAACTGGTGTTTCTGCCCTCAGCATGGTGATTGCATTCACGGCAGCATCTCTTCCGTGGATGTTTGCCGCCAGCAGGAGGGCACGTGCAAAAAGGATATTGCGAAATCAATGGCCCGATGTTGTGGATGCGCTGATTTCTGCCATTCGCTCCGGATCAAACATTCCGGATGCTGTCATCTCATTGGCAGGGTTTTCTTCAAAGGCAGTGAGCGTTCCAGCAGCATTGTTTGCCCAGGACTACAAGGTTTCTGGCAACTTCGAGCTCGCAGCCCTTGATCTAAAGGCACGGTGGGCCAATCCCAACGGCGATCGCATTATCGAAACGTTGAGGTTAGGTCGTGAACTCGGTGGCACCGAGATCACGACAGTGCTCGGCTCACTTGGATCACACCTGCGAGCTGAATCTGCTTTGCGCCAGGAAGTAGAGGCGCGACAAGGATGGATTAGGTTGGCTGCACGTATTGGCGTGATGGCGCCATGGATTGTGATGCTGCTCCTGTCCACCAGGCCTGAGGCTGCTCAGGCATATAACTCGGCTGCCGGGGTAGTTGTAATTCTTGTCGGCTTAGCCGTCAGTTTGTTGGCATACAAAATCATGACTGCTGTGGGTTATTTGCCGGACGAAAAGCGGTGGTTGGCATGA
- a CDS encoding CpaF family protein: protein MSDSISRIVGAVRAKAHDSAAAGATSTNDLEKLLRNEIVRDGVHNSGEPLTDAELHSLAMAELAGLGPLQPFLDDESIEEIWINSPTQVFVARNGVAELTDLSMTDVQVRDLVERMLQTSGRRVDMSSPFVDASLPDGSRLHVTIPDITSQHWAVNIRKFSHSVRHLSDLVEGGSLTRQAAEFLRMSVLARQNILVCGATQAGKTTMLNALLRSSRENERIITVEETFELNFGARDCVAMQCRQASLEGTGEITLRRLIKEALRMRPDRLVVGEVREAESLDLLIALNSGLPGACSLHANSAHDALTKLCTLPLLAGRNIDASFVVPTVASCIDVVVHCELDRFGRRRVSEIIAPTGRIVGGEIETTTIFELREDVLVATGDAPARLDKFELTNLNPRIVLDAA from the coding sequence ATGTCCGATTCCATTTCCCGCATCGTTGGTGCAGTTCGTGCCAAGGCACATGACTCAGCTGCCGCCGGGGCGACCTCTACAAACGATCTTGAAAAGTTATTACGTAACGAGATAGTTCGCGACGGAGTCCACAATTCAGGGGAGCCACTCACTGATGCTGAGCTCCACAGCTTGGCCATGGCAGAACTGGCCGGATTAGGTCCATTGCAACCCTTCCTTGATGACGAATCTATTGAAGAGATCTGGATTAACTCACCTACACAGGTGTTCGTCGCTCGAAATGGAGTTGCTGAACTCACTGATTTGAGCATGACGGACGTGCAGGTTCGCGATCTCGTTGAACGAATGTTGCAAACCTCAGGGCGTCGGGTCGACATGTCGTCTCCGTTCGTGGATGCCTCACTTCCTGATGGTTCCCGTTTGCACGTGACTATCCCAGACATTACTTCTCAGCATTGGGCAGTGAACATTCGAAAGTTCTCTCATAGTGTCCGGCATCTGAGCGACCTTGTTGAGGGTGGTTCACTTACGCGTCAAGCTGCGGAATTCTTGCGAATGAGTGTTCTTGCGCGGCAGAACATTCTTGTGTGCGGAGCCACCCAAGCAGGCAAGACGACAATGCTCAATGCCCTCCTGCGCAGCTCGCGCGAAAACGAGCGCATCATTACCGTCGAGGAGACCTTTGAGCTCAACTTCGGTGCTCGTGACTGTGTTGCCATGCAATGTCGTCAGGCAAGCCTGGAGGGCACCGGTGAGATAACTCTGCGCCGGTTAATCAAAGAAGCACTGCGTATGCGCCCTGATCGTCTTGTAGTGGGTGAGGTGCGCGAAGCAGAGAGTTTAGACCTGCTCATTGCTCTCAATAGTGGATTACCTGGTGCATGTTCTCTTCACGCCAACAGTGCACACGATGCACTAACAAAGCTCTGCACGCTTCCGTTGCTAGCTGGTCGTAACATCGATGCCAGCTTTGTTGTTCCCACTGTCGCCAGCTGCATTGATGTTGTTGTGCACTGTGAGCTGGATAGATTCGGGCGTCGCCGCGTGAGCGAAATCATCGCTCCAACGGGGCGCATTGTTGGCGGGGAGATTGAAACGACAACAATTTTTGAACTCCGTGAGGATGTCCTGGTTGCAACCGGAGATGCACCTGCTCGTCTCGACAAGTTCGAATTGACTAATCTCAACCCACGAATTGTGTTGGATGCGGCATGA
- a CDS encoding YaaA family protein, giving the protein MLILLPPSETKRDGGEGAPLEQLLAESALSFPELNAIRKRVVAATVSLARKPKECAEVLKLSPKQMGEVDRNKTVKTSPTMPAIDRYTGVLYDGLGAINLSAEARDFLGEHVLIQSALLGPVKALDLIPAYRLSFDSKLPTLAAGSLKKAWAEAGTKALAKMLQETPQLVLDLRSEGYSALTPLAPAKNTVYLRVVTKGENGQLRALNHFNKKGKGEFVRALAKDAAVTSSLESVEQLISWAATKNLILEPGELATEDWPAELNLVVSGVVQKLC; this is encoded by the coding sequence ATGTTGATTTTGTTGCCGCCCTCAGAAACGAAGCGTGACGGGGGAGAGGGTGCTCCATTGGAGCAGCTCCTTGCTGAATCAGCTCTGTCTTTCCCTGAGCTGAACGCCATTCGTAAGCGTGTGGTCGCTGCCACGGTGTCTTTGGCACGTAAGCCCAAGGAATGCGCAGAAGTACTCAAGCTCAGTCCCAAGCAAATGGGCGAGGTTGACCGCAATAAAACGGTCAAGACCTCACCAACCATGCCGGCTATTGATCGTTACACCGGGGTGCTCTATGACGGGCTCGGAGCGATTAATCTTTCTGCAGAGGCTCGTGACTTCCTGGGTGAACATGTCCTTATTCAGTCAGCTCTCCTCGGGCCCGTGAAAGCGCTTGATCTCATTCCTGCATATCGACTCTCTTTTGACTCCAAATTGCCCACTTTAGCCGCTGGAAGCCTCAAGAAAGCGTGGGCTGAGGCAGGCACCAAGGCCTTAGCGAAAATGCTCCAGGAAACGCCTCAATTGGTTCTTGATTTGCGCTCTGAAGGCTATTCAGCTCTCACCCCGCTTGCTCCTGCAAAGAACACTGTTTATCTGCGCGTGGTAACCAAAGGAGAAAACGGTCAGTTGCGTGCGCTGAACCACTTCAACAAGAAGGGCAAGGGCGAGTTTGTTCGCGCCCTTGCGAAGGATGCCGCGGTCACGTCTTCGCTCGAGAGTGTTGAGCAACTCATTTCTTGGGCAGCAACAAAGAATTTAATTCTGGAACCGGGTGAACTTGCCACCGAGGACTGGCCTGCAGAGCTCAACCTGGTGGTTTCTGGGGTTGTTCAGAAACTCTGTTGA
- a CDS encoding F0F1 ATP synthase subunit epsilon, translating to MATSSLLQVSVVAADQEVWSGAASMVVAKTSEGEIGILPGHEPMLAILAGGEVRVTTEDGSKITANAEGGFLSVENNNVSVVASAAELVS from the coding sequence ATGGCTACTTCTTCTCTCCTCCAGGTCAGCGTCGTAGCTGCCGACCAGGAAGTCTGGTCTGGCGCAGCCAGCATGGTTGTTGCCAAGACCAGCGAAGGCGAGATCGGTATTCTCCCCGGTCACGAACCTATGCTGGCAATTCTTGCCGGCGGTGAAGTTCGTGTCACCACGGAAGATGGCTCGAAAATCACCGCTAACGCAGAGGGTGGTTTCCTTTCGGTTGAAAATAACAACGTTTCCGTTGTTGCCTCTGCCGCAGAATTGGTTAGCTAA